From a region of the Butyrivibrio sp. AE3004 genome:
- a CDS encoding MATE family efflux transporter translates to MESRNSYLINRSLRKFLTASIATMAVMNINGVVDSILMGQLIGPQAVAAIQNVVPVLGLISAITFLLSAGAAIITAKALGSQDFDEAGSSMTVSISSCLAFGLIISLLSGVLSPGISSLLCQDMTLYDNTYKYLFAIMAGSFLLFLFNGMSILIETIGYPRLVSFATISTVIGNLICDILYVKVFSLDISGAAFATLTGSLIGVAVLFVFLFRERKALGIRVNFAGFAGMMGRNVVMGIPSFFGNTALTLMVFICNYFVQSVHGAAGVFVMSIGYAMITFGQMISGGVQGAFLGIGGMLAAQSDYDGLRRLLKRGLVISCGFATLSVLVVLFVSGALAALFGATDPSVISLTRQGLPLIASLNFSLSVVLPLMIMYQINDHSVISTLSALSMLFSLGIGFLLAKYLIGNIWVAFPIGSGLSIGFVLLCSIPARIMAGGNVGRIHLIPKPLDDTMRFDVSVPCDRKWVGEAVNKAGDFLSGKTAYEKEMDISHCIEELLLNYVEHSERPENAYMDISLISDRDGITLVVKDDGIPFDPVHVANEDAKAGLKIMKEFMSDASYSYSFGQNMVIMKWKETQNSASTTSDEPGI, encoded by the coding sequence ATGGAGAGTCGGAACAGTTACCTGATCAACAGAAGTCTGAGAAAATTTCTTACCGCATCCATAGCTACAATGGCTGTCATGAATATTAATGGTGTGGTTGACAGTATCCTTATGGGACAACTGATTGGCCCGCAGGCTGTAGCTGCGATACAGAATGTAGTGCCGGTTTTGGGACTCATTTCCGCCATAACGTTTCTACTTTCTGCCGGGGCTGCGATCATAACGGCGAAAGCGCTGGGCAGCCAGGACTTCGATGAGGCGGGTAGCTCCATGACCGTTTCTATTTCCTCCTGCCTGGCTTTCGGTCTTATAATATCCCTTCTTTCCGGAGTGCTATCGCCTGGGATCAGTTCCCTGCTCTGCCAGGACATGACATTATACGATAATACTTACAAATATCTGTTTGCTATTATGGCAGGTTCTTTTTTGCTGTTTCTGTTTAACGGCATGTCAATACTAATTGAGACCATAGGTTATCCAAGACTTGTTTCTTTTGCCACTATTTCCACCGTAATCGGAAATTTAATCTGTGACATATTGTACGTAAAGGTTTTCTCACTGGATATTTCCGGAGCGGCTTTCGCAACTCTGACAGGTTCACTGATCGGAGTGGCAGTGCTGTTTGTTTTCCTTTTTCGGGAAAGAAAGGCTCTTGGAATAAGAGTGAATTTTGCGGGCTTTGCCGGCATGATGGGAAGAAATGTGGTGATGGGGATTCCTTCTTTTTTCGGAAATACTGCCCTCACATTGATGGTATTTATTTGTAATTATTTTGTTCAGTCTGTTCATGGGGCGGCTGGAGTTTTTGTCATGTCTATTGGCTATGCCATGATAACATTCGGACAGATGATATCAGGAGGAGTACAGGGAGCTTTTCTGGGGATAGGAGGCATGCTTGCAGCTCAAAGTGATTACGATGGTCTCCGGCGGCTGCTGAAAAGAGGCCTTGTCATATCCTGTGGATTTGCGACGCTGAGTGTCCTTGTCGTGTTATTCGTTTCAGGTGCTCTTGCTGCTCTTTTTGGGGCTACGGATCCCTCGGTGATCAGCCTGACTCGTCAGGGACTTCCTCTTATCGCCAGCCTTAATTTTTCATTGAGTGTAGTACTTCCCCTGATGATCATGTACCAGATAAATGACCATTCTGTTATCTCCACCCTGTCTGCATTATCCATGCTTTTTAGTCTTGGCATTGGCTTTCTTCTGGCAAAATACCTGATTGGTAATATCTGGGTGGCATTTCCAATCGGAAGCGGCCTTTCTATCGGATTTGTACTACTATGCTCCATACCCGCAAGGATAATGGCAGGAGGAAATGTGGGGCGGATTCATCTGATACCGAAGCCGCTTGATGACACCATGAGATTTGATGTTTCAGTACCCTGTGACAGGAAGTGGGTTGGGGAAGCAGTGAATAAGGCAGGTGATTTTCTTTCCGGCAAGACCGCATATGAAAAGGAAATGGACATTTCCCACTGTATAGAAGAACTTTTGCTCAATTATGTTGAGCATAGCGAAAGACCGGAAAACGCATATATGGATATCAGCCTGATTAGTGACCGTGATGGGATTACCCTCGTTGTTAAAGATGATGGTATACCCTTTGATCCGGTCCATGTGGCCAATGAGGACGCAAAGGCGGGCTTAAAGATCATGAAAGAGTTTATGAGTGATGCTTCTTACAGCTATTCATTCGGGCAGAATATGGTAATAATGAAATGGAAGGAGACGCAAAATAGCGCTTCTACGACTTCCGATGAGCCTGGCATCTGA